In Armatimonadota bacterium, a single genomic region encodes these proteins:
- the pilM gene encoding type IV pilus assembly protein PilM produces the protein MAKKLSSVLGIDIGSHSIKVAEVKTSGNSATVTAIGVVPTPEGAVDYSGVYNSDEVGKALAEALKASGASSSSAVVTIAGQQSVLVRVLPVPRMDVEKELQSHMEWEISKNIPFAETTIQSDYKVIEGGDPNSAEMEVVMAMAPQSAIDTIVDCIKKAGKKPYAIDVEPIGLGRSLKSSFPQWAGENGVCIVDIGHSTTSINIYDQGNLVLPRPVPGGGEMVTRALADAKQIGVQEAEDYKVNRFSISEEMAANQGFANPFGGATQAFDSGFAVDAYAPVDPVSNATAAMSPLDELAIDPITGLPIEQTFEAAAPTYANDPFSSSPAPESAFAADNLMIPAVAHSSDEDFGAVQGILEDLVGELQRSIDYYAGRGGNVSRVVLCGGGSKLRGLSGYLSRSLNTSVELYDAFNGLGFAAKKVGMDYVNEYRQDFAVAIGNGLYIAY, from the coding sequence ATGGCAAAAAAGCTCAGTAGCGTGCTTGGAATCGACATCGGAAGTCACAGCATCAAGGTCGCCGAAGTGAAGACTTCGGGCAACAGTGCAACCGTGACCGCAATCGGCGTCGTACCGACCCCAGAAGGAGCCGTCGACTATAGCGGCGTCTACAACAGCGACGAGGTCGGTAAAGCCCTTGCAGAGGCACTAAAGGCTTCTGGTGCATCAAGCAGCTCTGCTGTCGTAACTATCGCCGGGCAACAATCGGTTTTGGTACGTGTGCTCCCGGTCCCTCGCATGGATGTCGAGAAAGAGCTTCAGTCGCACATGGAGTGGGAGATCAGCAAGAACATTCCGTTCGCGGAGACCACGATTCAGTCTGATTACAAAGTCATTGAAGGCGGCGACCCTAACTCGGCGGAGATGGAAGTCGTAATGGCCATGGCTCCACAGTCAGCAATCGACACCATTGTCGACTGTATCAAAAAGGCCGGTAAGAAGCCTTACGCAATTGACGTTGAGCCCATTGGTCTCGGTCGATCTCTGAAGAGTAGCTTTCCTCAATGGGCGGGCGAAAATGGTGTCTGCATCGTTGACATCGGCCACTCGACTACTTCAATCAATATTTACGACCAGGGCAACTTGGTTCTGCCGCGTCCAGTTCCTGGTGGCGGCGAAATGGTCACCCGGGCACTTGCCGATGCAAAGCAGATCGGTGTTCAAGAAGCCGAAGATTACAAAGTCAATCGATTCTCGATCTCAGAGGAGATGGCGGCGAATCAGGGGTTTGCGAACCCGTTCGGTGGAGCGACTCAAGCGTTTGACTCTGGATTTGCGGTGGATGCGTATGCTCCGGTTGATCCGGTTTCCAATGCAACGGCTGCAATGAGTCCGCTCGATGAGCTGGCGATTGATCCGATCACGGGGCTTCCGATTGAGCAGACGTTTGAGGCGGCGGCTCCTACCTACGCAAACGATCCGTTCTCATCCTCTCCTGCTCCTGAGTCAGCTTTTGCTGCAGATAACCTGATGATTCCCGCTGTGGCTCACTCCTCGGATGAAGATTTCGGCGCTGTTCAAGGAATTCTTGAAGATTTAGTGGGAGAACTTCAGCGATCTATCGACTATTACGCCGGCCGTGGGGGTAATGTATCCCGAGTCGTGTTGTGCGGTGGGGGTTCCAAGTTGCGAGGATTGTCTGGCTACTTGAGCAGATCGCTCAACACTTCGGTGGAATTGTACGACGCATTCAACGGTCTCGGCTTCGCCGCGAAGAAGGTTGGGATGGATTACGTCAACGAGTACCGCCAGGACTTCGCCGTCGCTATCGGCAATGGACTGTATATCGCGTATTGA
- a CDS encoding PQQ-binding-like beta-propeller repeat protein, which produces MKGLLSVIGLTLAVGSFGQSTTDHPNLKGGNARTGTNGNVAGSSPGYLRPEGVDTSGNRLPSALRWFTPLQSAREVDSLRLNEINPFRTRVDNTDAVGAGLPAAANLDENGTSIGPYDPLPNGFVTSTGLWNTPNSDQEAQFTQDLYVRRNRNLANPPAFQARNYTQRFPSHVWQSTTSSAAGVGGDPRIAAVPGNLRTWSWTFRPMTSTLVGTNFVTADDFVPKDYALYVWIPQGPVKNGVNVNVYQARYQVYEITYGFGQKYVDVVDTWRSGAGWVRLGNGGNPTNQVFPYLGRNPLFPAVYNDLRITLYNTIPRDDTDKLMEEVTLAKPDNRFAVLADAAQFSTETNGYMATPTSAGFGTADIRVTGALNERLVDPTTIPAVGNYKTKPFTVAKGVLTSYDYNFGTVRWKYSPLETSSRTIAFENTSTNFVATGGYSTLTDNPNARGGSYLSTTAFVPPPGPPPLPGATEAVTVSPATDIPDGSYEIQMYVGGNLTTPPISYAQQAEYEVFVGGQSQGRFTINLAGPAGYVRIGDKRYPHSSTLPITVVMENRSLLGTDAGKLVYVDQFRFIGSAASEFKSTPVHARAFIRLTPGAAPVETNVVIAADEQGRIHCLDAAGNGDGTTTCYWTYPSERSATLDPNLQQGQDANDPNILGTFQKFDGENDTLSAAMPANFDLSTAVVHRLNITQPTTPTPTVVQRDFLVIGSTNGRVFSIAMEGRGDFNNATNVHGTTFRNWTYPDTFPTTPEQQSRLGAITSVVQSTATVGGVSRPVLFVGTEQGRMYCLDAAGDFNYSGANDLKTSVLWQYPAENAETLGAISGAPVYDATNNRLFFGSEMLDDEPGKLMSINVDTGLPLWIRNGDTSGTFANPAPKFLDWSSGMAYVSQTELTSLPGSATALTTPSMLFAMNENGNVYGFNAANGAVEWRTNELQSGGVGSIIYSNIRTQDASTGALTDFPVIFVPTAGGRFAALFCRLGEETRFGNRIAWGYSMNDAVHSSMTVSNNWLFGASANGFLFAWSDYVNAGGVIGDGIVPPGYDNIPDNNRDPLYEDYRNAECAFLSREGYIRLRKSLPGGAKGLEAYNTVIDNAAAYTSPFGKVRVPFRSTHGAAFEWGETIYLVVYNFPVRTTDTQGNDVPPPIVEAIVTSEGRPGRPIAAEARLFADKTEVDGDGGYAIYQIPLTAGGNTSQVPGPGSIRVQLKTSATNRNGTMQAISLNPAVTNIAYQVANPLGIRVATGITNQLGDTPITTREDALANGSPDVTLTTPATTINGSRFGSSVGVASHGTSKRLNIEILDRSLVTLQRGEGRGIDGVRVDRRDLRWQGGTSQIVKPFGSLPASISGLFTNFEDLPNRFPNVSLDYPDVRRENVRVRKDPNGNVENPVFNGVSLQGPRTSAGALIDEVTAPNRVIRPTTFEFQVEVPKYQPSNVGASSIPDQTGSTSWFAGYAGRFTVFIDSDNNNQFTGSSREANRSFNLAAAVAPDTRISIGTPSVELGSLSAGAGYDTRLSYSPTAPYRTLDIASVFNPSAPEYADMFKPFVAYNEGNVNLLNVRLAKGTAEVAGGSITRYWPWQVLSLSNNDQIWLDSATDVHTDLDTRFAPDLGGTGLNYVVVQKPRVGDKRGRQLEVNPSSRLNPNLPAAGGLLQPAFPTLKRDARIAVTPPIGTPVGRYSQTMRLTEDLGQLGIGGFNDESISFGYTTAGSLNMFEAYSDPTFQLSFTIKETQLTGGVSKFSDSMVSGANNVDAISPAQWSDIQPSGVRRTNGTLMMAFASNRPSYYPATGNPNPNSKNFGVFLSRLSGADLGAPDARGEDSWLRDLNKFTPADPANRRWTDFTGDIPASFITNATFPATLTNGVPTGGASIGGTIVPSENRISYPTFPSGGDKTLTGTAMRRLALAMVGETKRQTASGPVTDSRLMVSEVALDGTPSAPVVLDADPMMAKGRPSVVQNGNAAAIFYAGTSNGTSSIYQTTYTLGGGFTVPTQLRFGKGFESVSDPSAVLQRRSTGETDLVLTFSGRLRGIPSTEVFTTKYQLDPVTLAVQTNVPTYFGQPNTAGGALVEMITFDNKLNIFRSRGTNWSGTFTLRSAAGVSVFADATGNPTDTPVETLDRETGTLSYPTIFGGRVTIDPALGLIRFTSSQLPKSTQMVLSYVPTQMRLSGVSTSGYGAPSMLFDGRLGPGNTPITPGLWFTPSGAVEPVGSVNTLADRFILTAIRGAASGGQTSRPIMTSFRYGVRVGRAILVNSNGSLGETVTVTGNSGSYQIDGAAGRIYFTRLDDNRIVRIQIGSGPNAIDITRPVSLVGETAEEFVPMEGGLNEANMSLFLDPMGSTTNRRELIWMIWSSMRKGAPSLFFQTMARKITPHVP; this is translated from the coding sequence ATGAAAGGACTACTAAGCGTAATCGGACTCACCCTCGCGGTGGGCAGTTTTGGGCAATCCACCACGGACCACCCGAACTTGAAAGGCGGAAACGCCCGAACAGGAACGAACGGCAACGTGGCCGGTTCTAGCCCTGGATATCTTCGCCCAGAAGGTGTGGATACCTCCGGGAACCGCTTGCCATCGGCTCTTCGCTGGTTTACGCCTCTCCAGTCCGCACGAGAAGTTGATTCGCTTCGCCTCAACGAAATCAACCCGTTCAGAACCCGTGTGGATAACACCGACGCCGTCGGTGCCGGTCTGCCTGCAGCAGCAAATCTGGATGAAAACGGGACGAGTATTGGGCCGTATGATCCTCTTCCAAACGGCTTCGTCACCTCAACTGGACTTTGGAACACTCCGAATTCAGATCAAGAGGCGCAGTTTACACAGGACCTATATGTCCGACGTAACCGAAATCTGGCTAACCCTCCAGCCTTCCAGGCAAGAAACTACACCCAGCGATTTCCTTCGCATGTATGGCAGAGCACCACGTCGTCGGCTGCCGGAGTCGGTGGAGATCCGCGCATTGCGGCAGTTCCCGGAAACCTCAGAACCTGGAGCTGGACGTTCCGTCCGATGACCAGCACGCTCGTCGGGACTAACTTTGTTACGGCAGATGACTTTGTGCCAAAGGATTACGCGCTCTACGTGTGGATTCCGCAAGGTCCCGTCAAGAACGGTGTCAATGTCAACGTTTACCAAGCTCGCTATCAGGTGTATGAAATCACTTACGGCTTCGGGCAGAAGTACGTCGACGTGGTCGACACCTGGCGATCCGGTGCAGGTTGGGTCCGACTCGGCAATGGCGGCAACCCAACGAACCAGGTTTTTCCGTACTTGGGGAGGAACCCGCTATTCCCGGCGGTTTACAACGATCTCCGAATCACGCTTTACAACACCATTCCTCGCGATGACACCGACAAGCTGATGGAAGAAGTGACGCTGGCGAAGCCAGATAATCGCTTTGCGGTCCTTGCGGACGCAGCTCAGTTCTCAACTGAAACCAATGGCTACATGGCTACGCCAACCTCGGCTGGTTTTGGAACTGCCGATATACGTGTAACCGGTGCCCTCAACGAGAGACTGGTTGATCCTACGACGATTCCTGCCGTGGGCAACTATAAAACGAAACCGTTCACAGTCGCGAAGGGAGTTCTGACGAGCTACGACTACAACTTCGGAACCGTCCGATGGAAGTACAGTCCTCTGGAAACGAGCTCGCGCACAATTGCGTTTGAAAACACTTCCACTAACTTCGTCGCCACGGGAGGCTACTCAACCCTTACGGATAACCCCAATGCCCGAGGTGGTAGCTATCTTTCGACAACCGCATTCGTACCTCCACCTGGACCGCCACCTTTGCCGGGGGCTACCGAAGCAGTTACAGTTTCTCCTGCTACAGACATTCCCGACGGATCGTACGAGATTCAGATGTATGTTGGTGGCAATCTCACAACTCCGCCAATCTCTTACGCCCAGCAAGCTGAGTATGAGGTCTTTGTTGGTGGTCAGTCGCAAGGGCGATTCACGATCAACCTTGCCGGGCCCGCCGGATATGTTCGTATCGGCGACAAGAGGTACCCGCACTCAAGCACGCTCCCAATCACGGTCGTGATGGAGAACAGGTCCTTGCTTGGAACCGACGCTGGAAAGCTCGTCTATGTTGACCAGTTCCGCTTCATCGGTTCTGCTGCATCAGAATTCAAGTCCACGCCGGTTCACGCCCGAGCATTCATTCGCCTCACACCAGGCGCAGCTCCGGTGGAAACAAACGTCGTCATCGCAGCGGACGAGCAGGGAAGAATTCACTGTCTCGACGCCGCAGGAAACGGCGATGGTACCACGACGTGCTACTGGACATACCCGAGCGAGCGTTCGGCAACCCTTGACCCTAACCTTCAGCAAGGTCAGGACGCCAACGACCCGAATATTCTGGGCACGTTCCAAAAGTTCGACGGTGAAAATGACACTCTTAGCGCAGCCATGCCTGCGAACTTTGACCTCAGCACGGCGGTCGTTCACCGGTTGAATATCACTCAACCCACGACACCAACTCCAACGGTCGTCCAACGCGACTTCCTAGTGATTGGTAGCACCAATGGTCGAGTTTTCAGTATTGCGATGGAAGGACGAGGCGATTTCAACAATGCCACAAACGTCCATGGAACTACGTTCCGAAACTGGACCTATCCAGACACTTTCCCGACAACCCCGGAACAACAATCTCGGCTCGGAGCCATTACTTCGGTCGTGCAGTCAACCGCGACAGTTGGCGGAGTTTCCCGTCCGGTGTTGTTTGTCGGAACCGAGCAAGGTCGAATGTACTGTCTCGATGCCGCTGGCGACTTCAACTACTCTGGCGCCAACGATCTGAAGACATCGGTTCTCTGGCAGTATCCAGCCGAAAACGCCGAGACTCTTGGTGCCATTTCTGGGGCACCGGTTTACGACGCCACAAACAACCGCCTTTTCTTCGGTTCGGAAATGCTGGACGATGAGCCGGGCAAGCTGATGTCGATTAATGTTGATACCGGCCTTCCGCTGTGGATTCGAAACGGGGATACATCAGGAACGTTCGCAAATCCAGCTCCCAAATTTCTCGACTGGAGTTCAGGTATGGCTTACGTCTCCCAAACCGAGCTCACGAGCCTCCCTGGATCGGCAACCGCGCTGACCACTCCGAGCATGCTCTTCGCAATGAACGAGAACGGCAACGTCTATGGGTTTAATGCCGCCAACGGTGCAGTCGAGTGGAGAACAAACGAACTCCAATCCGGCGGAGTGGGTTCGATTATCTATTCGAACATCCGAACTCAAGATGCCTCAACAGGTGCCCTTACCGACTTCCCCGTCATCTTTGTGCCAACCGCAGGTGGTCGTTTCGCGGCCCTCTTCTGCCGACTCGGCGAGGAAACCCGTTTCGGCAACCGAATCGCTTGGGGTTACTCGATGAACGATGCCGTTCACTCGTCGATGACAGTGTCCAATAACTGGCTCTTTGGGGCTTCGGCAAACGGATTCTTGTTTGCTTGGTCAGACTATGTGAATGCGGGGGGCGTCATTGGGGATGGAATCGTTCCTCCGGGCTACGACAATATTCCGGACAACAACCGCGATCCGCTTTACGAAGATTATCGAAACGCCGAATGTGCGTTCCTGAGCCGAGAAGGCTACATCCGACTCCGGAAATCGCTCCCGGGGGGAGCGAAGGGGCTGGAGGCTTACAATACAGTTATTGATAACGCAGCGGCGTACACTTCGCCGTTCGGCAAGGTCCGGGTTCCGTTCCGGAGCACTCATGGTGCGGCATTCGAGTGGGGAGAAACGATCTACCTGGTCGTCTACAACTTCCCAGTCCGAACCACTGATACCCAAGGAAACGATGTTCCACCACCGATTGTGGAAGCGATCGTCACTTCCGAGGGCCGACCTGGTCGTCCAATTGCCGCCGAGGCAAGACTATTTGCCGACAAGACGGAAGTGGACGGAGACGGTGGGTATGCAATCTATCAGATTCCTCTGACGGCGGGAGGAAACACCTCGCAAGTACCGGGACCAGGATCAATCCGAGTTCAGCTTAAAACGAGTGCGACTAATCGAAACGGAACGATGCAGGCGATCAGCCTCAACCCGGCTGTGACAAACATCGCTTATCAAGTAGCAAACCCGCTCGGTATCCGCGTGGCTACTGGCATCACCAACCAGCTTGGTGATACACCGATTACAACCCGCGAAGACGCCCTGGCAAACGGTTCACCTGACGTAACCCTCACAACTCCGGCGACGACCATTAACGGCTCGCGCTTCGGCTCATCTGTGGGCGTGGCGTCGCATGGAACGAGCAAGCGGCTCAACATCGAGATTCTCGATCGAAGTCTTGTCACCCTGCAACGCGGCGAAGGTCGCGGTATCGACGGAGTTCGTGTCGACAGGCGCGACCTGCGATGGCAGGGCGGAACGTCTCAGATTGTCAAGCCGTTCGGCTCACTCCCAGCTTCAATCTCCGGCCTTTTCACCAACTTCGAAGACTTGCCAAATCGGTTCCCGAACGTGAGCCTGGATTACCCAGACGTACGTCGAGAGAACGTCCGCGTTCGAAAGGATCCAAACGGAAACGTCGAAAACCCAGTGTTCAACGGCGTATCCCTCCAAGGTCCTCGTACATCTGCAGGTGCTCTGATCGACGAAGTAACGGCTCCGAACCGAGTGATCAGACCAACCACCTTTGAATTCCAAGTCGAAGTTCCGAAGTATCAGCCTTCAAACGTCGGTGCAAGTTCTATCCCGGATCAGACTGGAAGCACGAGCTGGTTCGCTGGCTACGCGGGACGATTCACTGTCTTTATCGACAGTGACAACAATAACCAGTTCACTGGTTCGTCACGAGAAGCTAACCGCTCGTTCAACCTTGCAGCGGCGGTGGCTCCAGATACCAGAATATCCATCGGAACCCCGAGTGTTGAACTAGGATCGTTGTCGGCTGGCGCTGGTTACGACACCCGATTGAGTTACTCGCCAACCGCGCCGTACCGAACACTCGATATCGCATCGGTCTTCAACCCTTCAGCTCCTGAGTACGCCGACATGTTTAAGCCGTTCGTTGCCTACAACGAAGGAAACGTGAACTTATTGAACGTCCGATTGGCTAAAGGAACTGCGGAAGTGGCAGGAGGATCAATCACCCGCTACTGGCCATGGCAGGTCCTCTCTCTTAGTAACAACGACCAAATCTGGCTCGACTCGGCGACCGACGTCCATACTGACCTCGACACCCGCTTCGCACCCGACCTTGGCGGCACAGGACTCAACTACGTTGTTGTCCAGAAGCCACGAGTTGGAGACAAGCGCGGACGTCAGCTTGAGGTCAACCCAAGCTCGCGCCTCAACCCCAATCTTCCGGCTGCTGGCGGACTCCTCCAGCCGGCATTCCCAACGCTGAAGCGCGACGCAAGAATCGCCGTCACGCCTCCAATCGGAACCCCGGTTGGTCGGTACTCGCAGACAATGCGTTTGACTGAAGACCTCGGTCAACTTGGTATCGGTGGATTCAATGACGAGAGCATCTCGTTTGGTTACACCACTGCAGGAAGTTTGAACATGTTCGAGGCTTACAGCGATCCAACCTTCCAGTTGAGCTTCACGATCAAGGAAACTCAGCTCACCGGAGGAGTTAGCAAGTTCAGCGACAGCATGGTTAGTGGCGCGAACAACGTTGATGCAATCTCGCCAGCTCAATGGTCAGACATTCAGCCAAGCGGTGTTCGACGAACCAACGGAACCTTGATGATGGCGTTCGCTTCCAACCGACCATCCTACTACCCGGCAACTGGCAACCCGAACCCGAACTCTAAGAACTTCGGAGTCTTCCTATCGCGCCTTTCTGGTGCCGATCTGGGAGCCCCTGATGCAAGAGGAGAGGATTCGTGGCTACGTGACCTGAACAAGTTCACCCCGGCGGACCCTGCAAACCGACGCTGGACCGACTTCACCGGAGATATCCCGGCGTCGTTCATCACCAATGCAACCTTCCCCGCCACGCTCACCAACGGTGTGCCTACGGGCGGAGCTTCGATTGGTGGAACAATCGTCCCATCCGAGAATCGAATCTCGTACCCAACGTTCCCGTCGGGTGGAGACAAGACTCTCACCGGAACGGCAATGCGGCGACTTGCGCTTGCGATGGTCGGCGAAACCAAGCGACAAACCGCCTCTGGGCCTGTGACGGATAGCCGCCTGATGGTCTCCGAGGTCGCGCTCGACGGCACGCCGTCGGCACCAGTCGTTCTCGATGCAGATCCAATGATGGCTAAGGGTCGACCCTCGGTAGTTCAAAACGGCAACGCCGCCGCTATTTTCTATGCAGGAACGAGCAACGGAACTTCGAGTATCTATCAAACAACCTACACGCTGGGTGGTGGATTCACAGTTCCTACTCAGCTGCGATTTGGCAAGGGTTTCGAGTCCGTCTCCGATCCATCGGCCGTTCTGCAGCGACGATCGACCGGCGAAACCGACCTCGTTCTCACCTTCTCGGGCAGACTGCGTGGTATCCCTTCGACAGAGGTATTTACAACGAAGTACCAACTGGATCCGGTGACTCTGGCTGTGCAGACAAACGTCCCAACCTATTTCGGTCAGCCGAACACGGCAGGTGGAGCGCTTGTAGAGATGATCACGTTTGACAACAAGCTCAACATCTTCCGCTCTCGCGGAACGAACTGGTCTGGCACCTTCACCTTGCGAAGTGCCGCTGGAGTGTCAGTGTTCGCTGATGCAACCGGAAACCCGACAGATACTCCCGTGGAGACCCTTGACCGAGAAACTGGCACGTTAAGCTACCCAACCATCTTCGGTGGTCGGGTTACGATTGACCCCGCACTTGGTCTGATCAGGTTCACCAGCTCCCAGCTGCCCAAGTCAACCCAAATGGTTCTTAGCTACGTTCCAACGCAGATGAGACTAAGCGGAGTGAGCACATCGGGCTATGGTGCCCCGTCAATGCTCTTCGACGGACGTCTCGGCCCTGGAAACACCCCGATCACACCTGGTCTCTGGTTCACGCCGAGCGGTGCCGTGGAGCCAGTGGGAAGCGTCAACACGCTAGCCGATCGATTCATCCTCACAGCGATTCGCGGTGCGGCGTCAGGAGGACAAACCTCACGACCGATCATGACGAGCTTCCGCTACGGTGTCCGGGTCGGTCGTGCGATTCTCGTGAACAGCAATGGATCCCTCGGGGAAACGGTGACGGTAACTGGCAACAGTGGTTCCTATCAAATTGATGGAGCGGCCGGCCGAATCTACTTCACGCGGCTCGATGACAACCGTATCGTTCGAATCCAAATCGGATCTGGACCCAATGCCATCGACATCACGCGACCAGTCTCCTTGGTCGGTGAAACAGCGGAGGAGTTCGTCCCTATGGAAGGCGGACTCAATGAGGCAAACATGTCTCTGTTCCTTGATCCAATGGGAAGCACAACGAACCGACGTGAACTCATCTGGATGATCTGGTCAAGCATGCGAAAGGGTGCTCCTAGCCTCTTCTTCCAGACCATGGCCCGCAAGATTACGCCCCACGTGCCCTAA